One genomic window of Kaistia geumhonensis includes the following:
- a CDS encoding alpha/beta hydrolase, with protein sequence MPTKNPTAPVGRRRAPGLVILTLVIAALAGCASRPSGTLQPVAPEPSVASTVDMLVATSRQADPAPGVLFNGERGRGLSLADITVSIPNQRAVGTVNWPRSVPGNPARDFVVTSVDPLPAKAIGSWFGALKGKPRPVLIFVHGFNTPFDASVFRFAQIMHDSGEKAAPVLFSWPSRGRLLDYAYDRESANFSRSDLAFVIRAAARSPAVSEVTVMAHSMGGWLAVEALRQIALEDGRIPSKVDNLILASPDLDVDVFRRQVEEMGKDRPHMTIFVSANDRALRASRLIAGGVTRVGAIDLTREPYLSAFEKATGVTVIDLTLLNNGDRLNHSKFATSPEIVQLLGGRIAAGQLISDADAPGAKLGTSAQEAGQAIGSVAGVVLSAPVLVFESRR encoded by the coding sequence GTGCCGACGAAGAACCCGACCGCGCCGGTGGGCCGAAGACGCGCCCCCGGGCTCGTGATCCTGACACTCGTCATCGCCGCGTTGGCCGGATGTGCCTCGCGCCCTTCGGGCACGCTGCAACCGGTCGCTCCGGAGCCGTCGGTCGCGAGCACCGTCGACATGCTCGTCGCCACCAGCCGTCAGGCGGACCCGGCGCCGGGCGTCCTCTTCAACGGCGAGCGCGGCCGCGGCCTGTCGCTCGCGGATATCACGGTCTCGATCCCCAACCAGCGGGCCGTCGGCACGGTCAACTGGCCGCGCTCCGTGCCCGGCAATCCCGCCCGCGACTTCGTGGTGACCTCGGTCGATCCGCTGCCGGCCAAGGCGATCGGCTCCTGGTTCGGCGCGCTGAAGGGCAAGCCGCGGCCGGTGCTGATCTTCGTCCACGGCTTCAACACGCCGTTCGACGCCTCGGTGTTCCGCTTCGCGCAGATCATGCACGACAGCGGCGAGAAGGCGGCGCCGGTGCTCTTCTCCTGGCCCTCGCGCGGACGGCTGCTCGACTATGCCTATGACCGCGAGAGCGCGAATTTCTCGCGCAGCGACCTCGCCTTCGTCATCCGCGCGGCGGCACGCAGCCCGGCCGTCTCCGAGGTGACGGTGATGGCGCATTCGATGGGCGGCTGGCTCGCGGTCGAAGCGCTGCGGCAGATCGCGCTCGAGGACGGGCGCATCCCCTCGAAGGTCGACAATCTCATCCTCGCCTCGCCCGACCTCGACGTGGACGTGTTCCGCCGCCAAGTCGAGGAAATGGGGAAGGATCGGCCGCATATGACGATCTTCGTCTCGGCGAACGATCGGGCGCTGCGCGCCTCGCGGCTCATCGCCGGCGGCGTCACGCGGGTCGGCGCGATCGATCTCACGCGCGAGCCCTATCTCTCGGCATTCGAGAAGGCGACGGGCGTCACGGTCATCGACCTCACCTTGCTCAACAACGGCGACCGCCTCAACCACTCGAAATTCGCAACGAGTCCCGAGATCGTGCAGCTGCTGGGCGGGCGGATCGCGGCGGGACAGCTGATCTCGGACGCCGATGCACCCGGCGCGAAGCTCGGCACCTCGGCGCAGGAGGCCGGGCAAGCGATCGGCTCGGTCGCCGGCGTCGTCCTCTCGGCGCCGGTCCTCGTCTTCGAGAGCCGCCGGTAG
- the ybaL gene encoding YbaL family putative K(+) efflux transporter, translated as MPHYTPLIATIVVGLVLAFILGVIAHRLKISPLVGYLLAGVLVGPSTPGFVADQKLANELAEIGVILLMFGVGLHFSLKDLMSVKAIAVPGAVVQIGVATALGIALGWTVGWPIAGGLVFGLALSVASTVVLLRALQERRLMETDRGRIAVGWLIVEDLAMVLTLVMLPALAEILTGGNVPASGLAGSSGFGLVGILALTIGKVVAFVAFMLIVGRRIIPWALHYVAHTGSRELFRLAVLAIALGVAFGAAVLFGVSFALGAFFAGMILSESQLSQRAAEETLPLRDAFAVLFFVSVGMLFDPHIVMKEPLLLIGTLAIILIGKSIAAFLIVKAFRYPTSTALTISASLAQIGEFSFILAALGVDLGLLSETGRDLILAGAILSILLNPLMFTLARLLIARAAKAEPAAAGPAMAAPAPHAEEELKPTTLSGHSVVIGYGRVGHIVAEGLRKASRPYLVIDNDEARAREARADGAEVISGNAVSAEIMTAANVAGASHLLVAVPDAFEAGQIVSKARALNTRMQIIARGRSDAEVKHLVDRGANFAIMGEREIALGMLASVSGDPAPRPTMVVVGADAAATGAV; from the coding sequence TTGCCCCACTACACGCCGCTGATCGCGACGATCGTTGTTGGCCTCGTCCTGGCCTTCATACTCGGGGTCATCGCGCATCGGCTGAAGATATCCCCCCTCGTGGGATATCTGCTTGCGGGCGTACTGGTCGGGCCGTCGACTCCGGGTTTCGTCGCAGACCAGAAGCTCGCCAACGAACTCGCGGAGATCGGCGTCATCCTGCTGATGTTCGGCGTCGGGCTGCATTTCTCGCTGAAGGACCTGATGTCGGTGAAGGCGATCGCCGTGCCCGGCGCGGTGGTGCAGATCGGCGTTGCCACCGCGCTCGGCATCGCGCTCGGCTGGACCGTCGGATGGCCGATCGCCGGCGGCCTCGTGTTCGGCCTCGCCCTGTCCGTCGCCAGTACGGTCGTGCTGCTGCGCGCCTTGCAGGAGCGGCGGCTCATGGAGACCGATCGCGGCCGCATCGCCGTCGGATGGCTCATCGTCGAGGATCTCGCGATGGTGCTGACGCTGGTGATGCTGCCGGCGCTGGCGGAGATTCTGACCGGCGGCAATGTCCCCGCCTCGGGCCTTGCCGGGTCGAGCGGCTTCGGCCTCGTCGGCATCCTGGCGCTCACGATCGGCAAGGTCGTGGCCTTCGTCGCCTTCATGCTGATCGTCGGCCGCCGGATCATCCCCTGGGCGCTGCACTACGTTGCCCACACCGGATCGCGCGAACTGTTCCGCCTCGCGGTGCTCGCGATCGCGCTCGGCGTGGCGTTCGGCGCAGCCGTCCTCTTCGGCGTCTCCTTCGCGCTCGGCGCCTTCTTCGCCGGCATGATCCTCAGCGAATCGCAATTGTCGCAGCGCGCCGCCGAGGAGACTCTGCCGCTGCGCGACGCCTTCGCCGTGCTGTTCTTCGTCTCGGTCGGCATGCTGTTCGACCCGCATATCGTGATGAAAGAGCCGCTGCTCCTCATCGGGACGCTGGCGATCATCCTGATCGGCAAGTCGATCGCGGCGTTCCTGATCGTGAAGGCGTTCCGCTATCCGACCTCGACGGCGCTGACGATCTCGGCCAGCCTTGCGCAGATCGGCGAATTCTCCTTCATCCTGGCCGCGCTCGGGGTCGATCTCGGCCTGCTCAGCGAGACGGGCCGCGACCTGATCCTTGCTGGAGCAATCCTCTCCATCCTTTTGAACCCGCTGATGTTCACGCTGGCGCGGCTCCTCATCGCCCGGGCCGCCAAGGCCGAGCCGGCGGCTGCGGGCCCGGCCATGGCGGCACCGGCTCCGCACGCGGAAGAGGAGCTGAAGCCGACGACGCTGTCAGGCCATTCCGTCGTGATCGGCTATGGCCGCGTCGGCCACATCGTCGCCGAGGGATTGCGAAAGGCCAGCCGGCCCTATCTCGTGATCGACAACGACGAGGCGCGGGCCCGCGAGGCGCGCGCCGACGGCGCCGAAGTGATCTCGGGCAATGCCGTCTCCGCCGAGATCATGACCGCCGCCAATGTCGCGGGCGCGTCGCATCTGCTGGTCGCCGTGCCCGATGCCTTCGAGGCCGGCCAGATCGTTTCCAAGGCGCGCGCGCTCAACACCCGCATGCAGATCATCGCGCGCGGCAGGTCCGACGCGGAGGTCAAGCATCTGGTCGATCGCGGCGCCAATTTCGCGATCATGGGCGAGCGGGAGATCGCGCTCGGCATGCTCGCCTCCGTCTCGGGCGATCCGGCGCCGCGTCCCACAATGGTTGTCGTTGGCGCCGACGCCGCGGCGACGGGGGCAGTTTGA
- a CDS encoding L,D-transpeptidase, whose translation MSSPVATPVAGPVLDQGWAQMYAAIDTEPFPVPAVNISKMDTQFLRQVVNVPPEIAAEPGTIVIDPYNHFLYLVFENGTAIRYGVGVGRQGFAWSGDASIRAKREWPMWHPPKEMQARDPEAAKWPDGMPGGPGNPLGARAMYLYQGKVDTLYRIHGTTQPWSIGKSLSSGCIRLINQDIIDLYSRVPLGTRVRVLGDAQPDPQAVYNSQGGAVPDPTPPRTSANGLPPYRNAG comes from the coding sequence ATGTCGTCCCCGGTCGCGACGCCCGTCGCCGGCCCGGTCCTCGACCAGGGATGGGCGCAGATGTACGCCGCGATCGATACGGAGCCGTTCCCGGTTCCGGCGGTCAACATCTCGAAGATGGACACCCAGTTCCTGCGCCAGGTGGTGAACGTGCCGCCGGAAATCGCGGCCGAGCCGGGCACCATCGTCATCGATCCCTACAATCATTTCCTCTATCTCGTCTTCGAGAACGGCACCGCCATCCGCTACGGCGTCGGCGTCGGCCGGCAGGGCTTCGCCTGGTCGGGCGATGCGAGCATCCGCGCCAAGCGCGAATGGCCGATGTGGCATCCCCCGAAGGAAATGCAGGCACGCGATCCGGAAGCCGCCAAGTGGCCCGACGGCATGCCGGGCGGGCCCGGCAATCCGCTCGGCGCGCGCGCGATGTATCTCTATCAGGGCAAGGTCGACACGCTCTATCGCATCCACGGCACGACGCAGCCCTGGTCGATCGGCAAGTCGCTGTCCTCCGGCTGTATCCGCCTGATCAACCAGGACATCATCGACCTCTACAGCCGCGTGCCGCTCGGCACCCGCGTGCGCGTGCTCGGCGACGCCCAGCCCGATCCGCAGGCGGTCTACAACAGCCAGGGCGGCGCGGTTCCCGACCCGACACCGCCGCGCACCTCGGCGAACGGCTTGCCGCCCTATCGCAATGCCGGCTGA